From Bacillus sp. Bos-x628, the proteins below share one genomic window:
- a CDS encoding Ger(x)C family spore germination protein, with protein MKKKAALSLLILALLCGCWDSTNIEELNMAIGYALDKGDQGHKLKLSMQVLVPQKIDQESSVKDPTKIIETNGDSVHQIFRMTTLKSHRIFAQQLRIYLFSQELINENNFDLVINQFIRDNETRRGSLVFMTSEKPGEMLKINDDGQPASSTLYDIAQNTKSSIQLFPPVSLGDISSSMQNNVSFAIPKVTENKGKLMIEGASVIKNKRFLTNISLQDVQAYNLLTGKAKGGVIEFNYDHSIYSFEIFKLKHKIQTKKSASGKYTFDVKVEIDGRLSEDWNKRENAFHEKYLKKIEHVVEQKLEKDVKNFTEALQEEIKADICGFYQKASIAYPKDFQKEAQHWDDLFSESDIHYKANVKIRDFGTKGATQSL; from the coding sequence ATGAAAAAGAAAGCGGCTCTCTCTCTGTTGATCCTTGCCTTGTTATGCGGATGCTGGGATAGTACAAATATTGAAGAATTGAACATGGCTATTGGCTATGCACTCGATAAAGGTGATCAAGGTCATAAGCTTAAGTTATCCATGCAAGTATTGGTTCCTCAAAAAATTGACCAAGAATCTAGTGTGAAAGACCCGACCAAAATTATCGAAACAAACGGAGATTCTGTGCATCAAATCTTCCGTATGACTACCCTCAAAAGTCACCGTATTTTCGCACAGCAACTGAGAATCTATCTTTTTTCTCAAGAACTCATTAATGAAAATAATTTTGACTTGGTGATTAACCAATTTATTCGAGACAATGAGACGCGCAGGGGCAGCCTCGTATTTATGACCTCTGAGAAGCCCGGTGAAATGCTTAAAATCAATGATGACGGACAACCAGCATCATCGACCCTATATGATATTGCTCAGAATACAAAATCATCTATTCAATTATTCCCTCCTGTATCTCTCGGTGATATTTCATCATCCATGCAAAACAATGTATCATTCGCTATCCCCAAAGTAACTGAAAACAAGGGGAAGTTAATGATTGAAGGAGCTTCCGTCATAAAAAACAAACGCTTTTTAACGAATATCTCTCTTCAAGATGTACAGGCCTATAATCTGTTAACCGGTAAAGCCAAAGGCGGGGTGATTGAATTTAACTATGATCACAGCATCTATTCTTTCGAGATTTTCAAACTAAAGCACAAGATTCAAACAAAAAAATCTGCAAGCGGAAAATATACGTTTGATGTTAAGGTCGAGATAGATGGAAGATTATCAGAGGATTGGAATAAACGTGAGAACGCCTTTCATGAGAAATATCTGAAAAAAATTGAGCACGTTGTTGAGCAGAAGTTGGAGAAAGACGTGAAGAATTTTACCGAAGCATTACAGGAAGAAATCAAAGCAGATATTTGTGGATTTTATCAAAAAGCGAGTATTGCGTATCCGAAAGATTTTCAAAAAGAAGCGCAACACTGGGATGATCTCTTTAGTGAATCTGATATTCATTACAAAGCAAATGTGAAAATCCGTGACTTCGGGACTAAGGGCGCAACACAATCTTTATAG
- a CDS encoding GerAB/ArcD/ProY family transporter, protein MVNHKESITSYQASAIIANTTLGASMMILPRSMAQAASTPDGWIALSLMSVIYILFIFMNVLMMKKVPFSSYYDYTKEGLGKWLGSATNLLIIIYFLGVASYEVRAMSEMVKFFLLPNTPTTVTMLSFILVSFYLVIGGIGDFARLCPFFLIVTLIILFVAYGFSVQEFELDNLRPVLGEGFSPVMKSLNASAISFVGIEMMLFMPAYLKTQKHTFAYSSVGFLIPAIIYIFTYVLVVGALTVKETATLTWPTIALFQSFDIQGIFIERFESFLLIVWLVQLYTSFVGYTFFAAMGVSNLTKLPKKMVLTLMTIVIYFAAILPKDVDTVRNDLKYVNILFFLLFGILPFLLFVIVILKRRRKAA, encoded by the coding sequence ATGGTCAATCATAAAGAGTCGATCACAAGCTATCAGGCGAGTGCAATTATTGCCAACACAACCCTTGGGGCAAGTATGATGATCCTGCCAAGATCCATGGCTCAGGCTGCATCTACACCTGATGGCTGGATTGCACTCTCATTGATGAGCGTCATTTACATTTTGTTCATTTTTATGAATGTGCTCATGATGAAAAAAGTCCCCTTCTCCTCTTACTATGATTACACAAAGGAAGGACTTGGCAAGTGGCTTGGCTCTGCCACCAACCTTTTGATTATTATTTATTTTCTTGGCGTCGCGAGCTACGAAGTGCGAGCCATGTCTGAAATGGTGAAGTTCTTCCTGCTCCCAAACACGCCGACAACTGTGACGATGCTCAGCTTTATTTTGGTCAGTTTTTACCTTGTTATCGGTGGCATTGGTGATTTCGCAAGACTTTGCCCTTTTTTTCTCATTGTCACGCTCATCATCTTATTTGTCGCCTACGGATTCAGTGTGCAAGAGTTTGAGTTAGATAATCTCCGGCCCGTATTAGGAGAAGGCTTCTCACCTGTCATGAAATCCCTCAATGCTTCGGCTATTTCTTTTGTAGGGATTGAAATGATGCTGTTTATGCCTGCCTATTTGAAAACCCAAAAACACACTTTTGCTTACAGCTCAGTTGGCTTTTTAATTCCTGCGATCATTTATATTTTCACTTATGTTCTTGTCGTTGGTGCACTGACTGTGAAAGAAACGGCTACATTAACTTGGCCAACCATTGCGTTATTTCAATCGTTTGATATACAAGGGATTTTCATTGAACGATTTGAGTCATTCTTATTGATCGTATGGCTTGTCCAGCTTTATACAAGCTTTGTTGGCTACACATTTTTTGCGGCAATGGGCGTCTCCAACCTAACCAAGCTCCCCAAAAAAATGGTGCTTACTCTGATGACAATTGTTATATACTTTGCGGCCATTCTCCCAAAGGATGTCGATACGGTGCGAAATGATTTAAAGTATGTGAACATTCTATTTTTTCTTTTATTCGGCATACTCCCATTCCTCTTATTCGTCATTGTTATCCTAAAAAGGAGGCGGAAAGCAGCATGA
- a CDS encoding spore germination protein: MNQTPLKEHLYDNLAIILPQLKEMDDLVHEKKTLPHGQVVYYLYLKELNQMMEIQTFLKLLLQDHASLTKKKLESNLSMMTTRSVRTAEELVDAIFQGHCVVLINGFQNAYILETNGTQKRSLSDATSETVVRGPKIGFIEDTDTNLALVRQRLRNPDLKTVAMKIGQKKYTQVTIMYIDGIVQTPVLKEVKKRLKQVTIDDIQDSGVLEELIEDNVYSPFPQIQNTERPDKVASALLNGRVAIFVDHSPFVLIVPASLAMIMQSPDDYYERWIAGSLIRLLRFTSIFLTLFLSAVYIALVSFHQGLLPTALAISISSTRENVPFPPIVEALIMEMTIELLREAGLRLPNPLGQTIGLVGGVVIGQAAVQAHIVSSIMVIIVSVIALASFTVPQYGMGMSFRVLRFVSMFAAATFGLYGLVLFVLVLLTHLTRQKSFGTPYFSPEFVFSYKNEDNSIIRLPLKNQMKGERHGQS; the protein is encoded by the coding sequence TTGAATCAGACTCCACTGAAAGAGCACTTATACGATAATCTCGCAATCATCCTCCCGCAACTAAAAGAAATGGATGATTTGGTCCATGAGAAAAAAACATTACCTCACGGACAAGTTGTTTATTATTTATACCTGAAAGAATTGAATCAAATGATGGAGATTCAAACCTTTTTAAAGTTGCTTTTGCAGGATCATGCTTCTCTGACTAAAAAGAAACTTGAATCCAACCTCTCCATGATGACCACACGGTCTGTGAGGACGGCTGAAGAATTGGTAGATGCAATATTTCAAGGTCATTGTGTTGTTTTAATTAACGGATTTCAGAATGCTTATATTTTAGAAACGAATGGGACGCAGAAACGTAGTTTATCGGATGCTACATCTGAAACAGTTGTGAGAGGTCCAAAGATTGGTTTCATTGAAGATACCGACACAAATTTGGCACTAGTCAGGCAGCGTCTAAGAAACCCTGATCTGAAAACTGTGGCCATGAAGATCGGTCAAAAAAAATACACCCAAGTGACCATTATGTATATTGATGGCATCGTTCAAACACCTGTTTTAAAAGAGGTGAAAAAACGGTTAAAGCAAGTCACCATTGATGATATACAAGACTCTGGCGTACTTGAGGAGCTCATTGAGGATAATGTGTATTCACCCTTTCCGCAAATTCAAAATACAGAACGACCAGACAAAGTCGCCTCTGCTTTACTTAATGGACGAGTGGCCATCTTTGTCGATCATTCACCTTTTGTTTTAATTGTACCTGCTTCTCTCGCCATGATCATGCAATCGCCTGATGATTACTATGAAAGGTGGATCGCCGGCTCTCTCATTCGTTTGCTACGGTTTACCTCCATCTTTCTGACGTTGTTTTTATCAGCGGTTTATATTGCCCTTGTGTCCTTTCATCAAGGTCTTTTACCAACAGCATTAGCCATTTCGATCTCAAGCACAAGGGAAAATGTTCCTTTTCCTCCCATAGTAGAGGCACTCATCATGGAAATGACGATTGAACTGTTACGGGAAGCTGGCTTAAGGCTCCCAAACCCGCTTGGTCAAACGATTGGACTTGTGGGCGGGGTTGTCATTGGTCAAGCTGCTGTGCAAGCGCATATTGTCAGCTCAATCATGGTCATTATCGTTAGTGTGATTGCTCTCGCTTCCTTTACCGTTCCTCAATATGGGATGGGAATGTCCTTTCGAGTGCTTCGCTTTGTGTCCATGTTTGCCGCTGCTACATTCGGCTTATATGGACTCGTTCTGTTCGTGCTTGTATTGCTTACACATTTAACGAGACAAAAAAGTTTTGGCACACCATACTTTTCACCAGAATTTGTCTTCAGCTATAAAAATGAAGACAACTCCATCATCAGGTTGCCTTTGAAAAATCAAATGAAAGGAGAGCGACATGGTCAATCATAA
- a CDS encoding DUF3970 family protein, with the protein MDRILQSFDKHYEVTYTSKEYGKTNPKYKYSKDVRVYIELKLK; encoded by the coding sequence ATCGACCGTATTCTGCAGTCGTTTGACAAGCATTATGAGGTGACATACACCTCAAAGGAGTACGGAAAGACCAATCCAAAATACAAATATTCGAAAGATGTTCGCGTTTATATTGAACTAAAATTAAAATAA
- the fumC gene encoding class II fumarate hydratase: MTEFRIEKDTMGEIKVPKDKFWGAQTQRSKENFKIGSEKMPKEVVNAFAILKRSTAIANQRLGNLESEKAEAIVAVCDDIISGKYDEHFPLVVWQTGSGTQSNMNMNEVVANRATAYLKDKHVELSIHPNDDVNRSQSSNDTFPTAMHVAAVLAVYNKLVPAIDQLRATLDEKVKAYQEIVKIGRTHLQDATPLTVGQEISGWVYMLDRSKEMILESTEKMRELAIGGTAVGTGINAHPEFGTYVAEEISQLTGQTFKSSPNKFHALTSHDEITYAHGALKALAADLMKIANDVRWLASGPRCGIGELIIPENEPGSSIMPGKVNPTQSEALTMIAAQIMGNDATIGFAASQGNFELNVFKPVIIYNFLQSVELLADGMNSFHDKCAIGIEPNLETIEKNLQNSLMLVTALNPHIGYENAAKIAKLAHKEGLTLKEAALQLELLTEEQFEQFVKPEEMVTPKAK, from the coding sequence ATGACCGAGTTTAGAATCGAAAAAGATACAATGGGCGAAATCAAAGTGCCGAAGGACAAGTTTTGGGGGGCACAAACACAACGTAGTAAAGAAAACTTCAAAATCGGTTCTGAGAAAATGCCAAAGGAAGTTGTGAATGCGTTTGCAATTTTAAAGCGTAGTACAGCAATTGCCAATCAACGTCTTGGTAATCTTGAAAGTGAAAAAGCAGAAGCCATCGTGGCTGTATGTGATGACATCATCAGTGGAAAGTATGATGAGCATTTCCCGCTTGTTGTTTGGCAAACAGGCAGTGGAACGCAGAGTAACATGAATATGAACGAAGTTGTAGCAAATAGAGCGACTGCTTATTTGAAAGACAAACATGTTGAACTGAGCATTCATCCGAATGATGATGTGAACCGCAGTCAGAGTTCAAACGATACATTTCCGACAGCAATGCACGTGGCAGCAGTTTTAGCTGTATACAACAAATTAGTACCTGCAATTGATCAGCTAAGAGCAACGCTTGATGAGAAAGTTAAAGCATATCAAGAGATCGTTAAAATTGGCCGTACGCACCTACAAGATGCAACACCGCTCACAGTTGGTCAAGAAATTAGCGGCTGGGTCTATATGTTGGACCGTTCAAAAGAAATGATTCTAGAATCAACTGAAAAAATGAGAGAGCTTGCCATTGGCGGAACAGCTGTTGGTACAGGAATTAACGCACATCCTGAGTTCGGCACATATGTGGCTGAAGAAATCAGTCAACTGACAGGTCAAACGTTCAAGTCTTCACCTAACAAATTCCATGCGCTGACAAGCCATGATGAAATCACATATGCACATGGTGCCCTTAAAGCACTTGCGGCTGATTTAATGAAAATTGCCAATGATGTGAGATGGCTTGCAAGCGGACCTCGTTGCGGCATTGGCGAGTTAATCATCCCTGAGAATGAGCCGGGAAGCTCGATTATGCCAGGGAAAGTCAACCCAACACAAAGTGAAGCCTTAACAATGATTGCAGCACAAATCATGGGGAATGATGCAACAATCGGTTTTGCAGCAAGTCAAGGGAACTTTGAGTTAAACGTATTCAAGCCAGTGATCATTTATAATTTCTTACAATCTGTTGAATTACTTGCTGACGGTATGAACTCGTTCCATGATAAGTGTGCCATCGGTATTGAACCGAACCTTGAGACAATTGAGAAAAACCTGCAAAATTCATTGATGCTTGTGACAGCTTTAAACCCTCATATCGGATATGAAAATGCAGCAAAAATTGCAAAACTTGCTCACAAAGAAGGACTAACTTTAAAAGAAGCAGCACTTCAATTAGAGCTACTGACAGAAGAGCAATTTGAACAATTTGTGAAACCAGAAGAAATGGTGACACCAAAAGCAAAATAA
- a CDS encoding TetR/AcrR family transcriptional regulator: MKKKEKMIIEAGMKLFASKGYNTTSVQEIADECHISKGAFYLYFKSKEALLISILHYYYDKVFTRIHEVQTEGGTPKDAYRKQLTVYYDNILQQKDFIKMQLSDRALPINEETQQLAKQIRLATIQLHIDNIKRVYGDLAIPYMTDLCLTIEGMSHVYFELAILYDFKLEADKLATTMVHRIDDLMRGMMKRKDIPLISIDQASEWFGPIYEHSFDPLTESLLKELTELAETHYEVKNEPDLFEALDILENELNKQKPRQVIVKGMLYQLKMYTPLQSICESLLRTLKEDHL, encoded by the coding sequence TTGAAGAAGAAAGAAAAAATGATCATAGAAGCCGGCATGAAATTATTTGCCAGCAAGGGCTACAATACAACTTCCGTTCAAGAGATTGCTGATGAATGCCACATATCAAAGGGTGCTTTTTATCTTTATTTCAAATCAAAAGAAGCTCTGCTTATTTCGATCTTGCATTACTATTACGATAAGGTATTTACCCGAATTCATGAGGTTCAAACAGAAGGCGGCACACCGAAAGACGCCTATCGCAAACAACTTACCGTCTATTACGATAATATTTTGCAGCAAAAAGATTTTATTAAAATGCAGCTCAGCGATCGAGCACTCCCAATAAATGAAGAGACGCAACAGCTCGCCAAACAAATCAGGCTTGCTACGATTCAGCTACACATTGATAACATCAAACGGGTGTACGGAGACTTAGCCATTCCTTATATGACCGATCTTTGTTTGACCATTGAAGGGATGAGTCATGTTTATTTTGAACTTGCGATTTTATATGATTTCAAGTTGGAAGCAGATAAGCTGGCGACGACGATGGTTCACCGTATTGATGATTTGATGAGAGGAATGATGAAGAGAAAAGATATTCCGCTCATTTCTATTGACCAAGCAAGTGAATGGTTTGGTCCGATCTATGAGCATTCATTTGATCCGCTGACTGAATCTCTTTTAAAGGAATTAACCGAGCTGGCAGAAACACATTATGAAGTGAAAAATGAGCCTGACTTGTTTGAAGCACTTGACATTTTAGAAAATGAGTTAAATAAACAAAAACCAAGACAAGTCATTGTCAAAGGCATGCTCTATCAACTGAAAATGTACACGCCTCTTCAATCAATCTGTGAATCACTATTACGTACGTTGAAAGAGGATCATTTATAA
- the spxO gene encoding anti-adapter protein SpxO: protein MREIDDMIRRLRTKGIQVEKVKMPKDTMIEKKWMYQAGKKMKATYRDLNGYSFI, encoded by the coding sequence ATGAGAGAAATAGATGATATGATCAGACGCTTGCGAACAAAAGGAATTCAAGTAGAAAAAGTGAAAATGCCGAAGGATACAATGATTGAAAAGAAGTGGATGTACCAAGCTGGTAAAAAGATGAAAGCCACATACCGCGATTTAAATGGGTATTCTTTCATATAA
- a CDS encoding HAMP domain-containing sensor histidine kinase translates to MKNKPLAFQIWVVISGILLTISIVLIFLFSNTLRNFFTNEIYKNIENEQQVLTEYPLNRDGTPKSTPENRSVQHILIPSDELNQMEQFFPHTFIEKVQTFVKKQKSATKRYSEEVNGQHIFFVIKKISTGDTPYILLSYAPDSYRDDLSFTLFKQLILILGTVILLSWIPSIWLARYLSRPIVAFEKHVKRIAQEDWDDPVIVDRQDEIGKLGHTIEEMRQKLIQKDETERTLLQNISHDLKTPVMVIRGYTQSIKDGIFPKGDLEHTVEVIEGEAEKLEKKIKDLLYLTKLDYLSKQHPSHSSFLVSNTMLEVVDRIRWSKNELQWNVDLDDEATLEGDPEQWSKLFENVLENQLRYAKSKIDIHMTEKEDQISIVIRNDGPPIEEEMLSNLYEPFSKGKKGEFGIGLSIVKRILSMHQASISIENDDLGVRYTITVPKKRL, encoded by the coding sequence ATGAAGAACAAACCACTTGCTTTTCAAATTTGGGTCGTCATCTCTGGTATTTTGCTCACCATCTCTATTGTCCTCATCTTCTTATTTTCAAATACGTTACGCAACTTCTTCACGAATGAAATTTATAAAAACATTGAGAATGAACAACAAGTGTTAACAGAATACCCTTTGAATAGGGATGGCACGCCAAAATCGACACCAGAAAACCGCTCGGTTCAGCATATTCTCATCCCGTCAGATGAATTGAACCAAATGGAACAATTTTTCCCGCACACTTTTATTGAGAAAGTACAAACCTTCGTAAAAAAACAAAAAAGCGCGACAAAACGCTATTCTGAAGAGGTAAACGGTCAGCATATCTTTTTTGTCATTAAAAAGATATCAACAGGAGACACACCATATATTTTACTTTCCTATGCACCGGATTCTTATCGTGATGACCTGTCGTTTACTTTGTTTAAACAGTTGATTTTGATATTAGGCACTGTCATTTTACTGAGCTGGATTCCATCCATATGGCTTGCGCGCTACTTATCCCGTCCTATTGTCGCGTTTGAAAAACACGTGAAACGGATTGCACAAGAAGATTGGGATGACCCCGTCATTGTCGATCGTCAGGATGAAATTGGAAAACTCGGTCATACGATTGAAGAAATGAGACAAAAACTCATTCAAAAAGATGAAACCGAACGAACGCTTTTGCAAAACATTTCACACGACTTAAAAACACCTGTAATGGTCATCCGCGGTTATACGCAATCAATTAAAGATGGTATTTTCCCAAAGGGAGATCTTGAACATACGGTGGAAGTGATTGAAGGTGAAGCGGAAAAACTTGAGAAAAAAATCAAAGATTTGCTGTATTTAACCAAACTTGATTATTTATCAAAGCAACATCCGTCACATTCTTCCTTCCTAGTGAGTAATACGATGTTGGAGGTGGTCGACCGAATACGCTGGTCGAAAAATGAATTGCAGTGGAACGTGGACTTAGATGATGAGGCTACACTTGAAGGTGATCCAGAACAATGGAGTAAGCTATTTGAAAATGTACTAGAAAATCAACTTCGCTATGCAAAAAGTAAAATTGATATTCACATGACTGAAAAAGAGGATCAAATCAGCATCGTAATTCGTAATGACGGTCCCCCAATTGAAGAAGAGATGCTATCCAACCTATACGAACCTTTTAGTAAGGGAAAAAAGGGCGAATTCGGTATTGGATTAAGCATTGTCAAAAGAATCCTCTCAATGCATCAAGCTTCCATATCAATTGAAAATGATGATCTGGGTGTACGTTATACGATCACTGTTCCAAAGAAGAGACTGTAG
- a CDS encoding response regulator transcription factor — MSYTIYLVEDEQNLNKLLTKYLESEQWNVSSFLTGEAARQAMDKPPHLWILDIMLPDTDGYTLIKEIKAASPDVPVIFISARDADIDRVLGLELGSSDYIAKPFLPRELIIRVQKLLELVYKKSNAVQKSVTSVSSYIIHEDVREVYEQDKLINLTSKEFDLLLLFTHHQGHAFSREDILVKIWGHDYFGTDRVVDDLVRRLRKKMPNLKVETIYGFGYRMLKG; from the coding sequence TTGTCGTACACAATATATTTAGTTGAAGATGAACAAAACTTAAATAAACTATTAACCAAATATTTGGAGAGTGAACAATGGAATGTCTCTTCTTTTTTGACTGGAGAAGCTGCACGTCAAGCAATGGACAAACCACCTCATCTATGGATTTTGGACATCATGCTGCCTGATACGGACGGCTATACATTAATTAAAGAAATTAAAGCTGCATCACCTGACGTACCGGTCATTTTTATCTCAGCACGTGATGCGGATATTGATCGTGTCCTTGGTTTAGAGCTGGGGAGCAGTGATTATATCGCCAAGCCGTTCCTTCCGCGTGAACTGATCATCCGGGTGCAAAAGCTGCTGGAACTTGTGTATAAAAAAAGCAATGCAGTGCAAAAAAGTGTCACATCTGTTTCCTCATATATCATTCATGAGGACGTCAGAGAAGTATACGAACAGGATAAGCTAATCAACTTAACTTCTAAGGAATTTGATTTATTGTTATTATTTACACATCACCAAGGACATGCCTTTTCTCGTGAAGATATTTTAGTCAAGATATGGGGACATGATTACTTCGGGACAGACCGCGTCGTCGATGATCTGGTCAGACGTCTGCGCAAAAAAATGCCTAACTTAAAAGTCGAAACCATTTATGGATTCGGTTATAGGATGCTAAAGGGATGA
- a CDS encoding trypsin-like peptidase domain-containing protein has protein sequence MDYRREDEEKSVNHQEDAHQENEKQIDELEKEKELILHHHKDETSASQENVTNRAPHIMDDRTSKKEKKRKAAWLSPILGGIIGGGLVLGITPLLPQSQDTAANTQTQTASDESVTSDNFSTKQITNATNVADMVEDLEPTIVGVSNYQSTQNSFGLDGDTTEAEAGTGSGVVFKKDGNKAYIITNNHVVEGANKLKVTLYDGKTKDAKLVGSDVMTDLAVVEINADGIDKVASFGDSSKLRAGDKVIAIGNPLGSQFSGTVTEGIISGVDRTVEANTSSGTVEMNVLQTDAAINPGNSGGPLINTKGQVIGINSLKISESGVESLGFAIPSNDVKPIVDELLKNGKVERPYLGVQMIDLEQVPETYQENTLGLFDKQIGNGIYVKDVSKGSPAQKAGLKSGDVIVKFKGKQVANSSQLKEILYKETKIGDKTTMTVIREGKTKNLDITLGKSDNE, from the coding sequence ATGGATTACCGAAGAGAAGATGAAGAGAAAAGTGTGAATCATCAAGAAGATGCGCATCAAGAGAATGAGAAACAAATAGATGAACTGGAAAAAGAGAAGGAACTTATTTTACACCACCATAAAGATGAAACTTCTGCATCTCAAGAAAATGTGACAAACAGAGCACCTCATATAATGGATGACCGCACTTCTAAAAAAGAGAAAAAACGTAAGGCTGCATGGCTGAGCCCAATTCTCGGAGGTATTATCGGCGGGGGACTAGTGCTTGGTATCACACCACTTTTGCCGCAATCACAGGACACAGCAGCAAACACACAAACCCAAACAGCTTCAGATGAATCAGTGACGTCTGATAACTTCTCAACGAAGCAAATCACCAATGCCACGAATGTGGCAGATATGGTAGAGGATTTAGAACCAACCATTGTGGGTGTATCAAACTATCAATCTACACAAAACTCGTTTGGTCTTGACGGAGACACGACTGAAGCTGAAGCGGGAACTGGTTCAGGTGTCGTCTTCAAAAAGGATGGCAACAAAGCATATATTATTACGAATAACCACGTTGTCGAAGGAGCAAATAAATTAAAGGTCACCCTTTATGACGGAAAAACAAAAGACGCCAAGCTTGTGGGCAGTGACGTTATGACAGATTTAGCCGTTGTCGAAATTAATGCAGATGGCATTGATAAGGTGGCAAGCTTTGGTGACTCTTCTAAACTCCGAGCTGGAGATAAGGTCATTGCGATTGGAAATCCGCTAGGTTCTCAGTTCTCAGGTACAGTCACAGAAGGCATTATTAGCGGTGTCGATCGAACCGTTGAAGCCAATACTTCATCTGGTACTGTAGAGATGAATGTACTGCAAACAGATGCGGCAATTAACCCAGGGAACAGCGGGGGTCCGCTCATTAATACGAAAGGTCAAGTGATTGGCATTAACAGCTTAAAAATTAGCGAAAGCGGTGTCGAATCATTAGGATTTGCCATTCCAAGTAACGATGTGAAACCAATTGTGGATGAGTTGTTGAAAAATGGGAAAGTCGAACGACCATATCTTGGTGTACAGATGATTGACCTTGAGCAAGTACCAGAAACTTATCAGGAAAATACGCTAGGCTTATTTGATAAACAAATCGGTAATGGCATTTATGTGAAAGATGTATCTAAAGGATCGCCGGCACAAAAGGCAGGCTTGAAATCTGGAGATGTGATTGTCAAGTTCAAAGGAAAACAAGTGGCGAACAGCTCACAGTTAAAAGAAATCCTATACAAAGAAACAAAAATCGGCGATAAAACGACAATGACGGTCATTCGTGAAGGAAAGACCAAAAATTTAGATATTACTCTCGGGAAGTCTGATAATGAATAA
- a CDS encoding SDR family oxidoreductase has product MMKKTAIVTGANSGFGKLITLRLAKQGYTVIAGVRQAKNAEKLAQEVKKASLSPHIHIESLDVTDSQSIQALKEKLDDYAPITLLVNNAGTAYGGFAEEIPIDTYRQQFEINVFSVMQMTQTVIPFMTSGAKILNMSSISGLMGMPALSPYVSSKFALEGYTESLRIELAPFGIQAALIEPGSFHTNIWNTSMNEQIIEPVENSKYSTFHQKMMAYLDAQKSNYGDPNQVAELVVTLAEKKHLKRLRYLIGKGVRLSSTAKRLLPWHLWEKIILRTLFAKK; this is encoded by the coding sequence ATGATGAAAAAAACAGCCATTGTCACAGGCGCCAATAGCGGCTTTGGGAAATTAATCACGCTGCGCCTTGCAAAGCAAGGTTATACAGTGATCGCTGGCGTCAGACAAGCAAAAAACGCCGAAAAGCTCGCTCAGGAGGTGAAAAAGGCCTCTCTGTCACCACATATTCATATTGAATCTTTAGATGTCACTGATTCACAATCTATTCAAGCATTGAAGGAGAAACTTGACGACTATGCCCCAATCACCTTGCTCGTTAACAATGCTGGAACAGCCTATGGCGGTTTTGCTGAAGAGATTCCCATTGACACGTATCGCCAGCAGTTCGAGATTAATGTATTCAGTGTGATGCAAATGACACAAACTGTTATTCCCTTCATGACAAGCGGCGCAAAAATATTGAACATGAGCAGTATTAGCGGGTTAATGGGAATGCCTGCACTCTCACCTTATGTATCGTCAAAGTTTGCATTAGAGGGCTATACAGAGAGCTTACGTATTGAACTGGCACCGTTTGGCATACAAGCGGCCTTGATTGAGCCCGGCTCCTTTCATACAAATATTTGGAACACATCAATGAACGAGCAAATAATAGAGCCAGTGGAAAATTCTAAATACAGCACCTTCCATCAAAAAATGATGGCTTATTTGGATGCTCAGAAGTCAAATTACGGAGACCCCAATCAAGTCGCTGAACTCGTTGTCACACTCGCTGAAAAAAAGCATCTGAAACGACTTAGGTATTTGATCGGGAAAGGGGTTCGTCTTTCATCCACAGCAAAGCGTCTCTTGCCTTGGCATCTTTGGGAAAAAATCATTTTACGTACGCTTTTTGCTAAAAAATGA